From the Cryptomeria japonica chromosome 2, Sugi_1.0, whole genome shotgun sequence genome, one window contains:
- the LOC131051907 gene encoding LOW QUALITY PROTEIN: dirigent protein (The sequence of the model RefSeq protein was modified relative to this genomic sequence to represent the inferred CDS: substituted 1 base at 1 genomic stop codon): protein MAIRVVRIVHLCLAWFLMSSILLKTADCHGWKKRLPKLCKNMVLYFHDIIYNGENSDNATSVLIAAPQGSNLTILREQNHFGDLVVFNDPITLDNNLPSPPVXRAQGFYLYDMKDFFSAWLGFTFVLNCTDYKGTMTFAGSDPALKHRDISVVGGTGDFLMARGIATLSTDALEDSVYFRLRVNITLYDCY, encoded by the coding sequence ATGGCGATTAGGGTTGTTAGAATTGTGCATTTGTGCTTAGCATGGTTTCTAATGTCTTCCATTCTGCTCAAAACTGCAGATTGTCATGGGTGGAAGAAAAGGCTTCCAAAGCTCTGCAAaaatatggtgttgtattttcATGATATCATCTACAATGGTGAAAATAGTGATAATGCAACTTCTGTATTGATAGCAGCTCCTCAAGGCTCTAATCTCACCATTTTGagagaacaaaaccattttggagatTTGGTTGTGTTTAATGACCCAATTACTTTGGACAATAATCTGCCTTCTCCTCCCGTGTGAAGAGCTCAGGGATTTTATCTCTATGACATGAAGGATTTCTTCAGTGCATGGCTTGGTTTTACGTTTGTTCTGAATTGCACAGATTATAAAGGGACTATGACATTTGCTGGTTCAGATCCTGCACTTAAGCACAGAGATATTTCTGTGGTTGGAGGAACGGGTGATTTCTTAATGGCCAGAGGAATTGCCACCCTTTCTACTGATGCTCTCGAGGACAGCGTTTATTTTCGCCTGCGAGTGAATATTACACTCTATGATTGTTACTGA